In Populus alba chromosome 1, ASM523922v2, whole genome shotgun sequence, a single window of DNA contains:
- the LOC118042140 gene encoding U2 small nuclear ribonucleoprotein A' has product MVRLTADLIWKSPHFFNAIKERELDLRGNKIPVIENLGATEDQFDTIDLSDNEIVKLENMPYLNRLGTLIINNNRITRINPNIGEYLPKLHTLVLINNRLVNLAEIDPLASLPKLHFLSLLDNNITKKPNYRLYVIHKLKSLRVLDFKKVKGKERAEAEHLFASKEVEEEARRESVKTFTPGEVMNVLEVIEEQQAPKVVAPTPDQIIAIKAAIVNSQTLEEVARLEKALNSGQLPADLKILDGTGSNSVKEQDDKMATDNQNEAEPNNLEEQKDNEATPMEQE; this is encoded by the exons GTAACAAGATTCCTGTAATCGAAAACCTGGGTGCTACTGAG GACCAATTTGATACCATCGATTTGTCTGACAACGAGATTGTCAAGCTTGAAAACATGCCTTATCTTAATCGGCTGGGCACTTTGATAATCAACAACAACAGAATTACCCGTATCAATCCTAACATTGGAG AGTACTTGCCAAAACTTCACACGTTAGTTCTTATAAACAATAGGCTTGTCAATTTGGCAGAGATTGATCCTCTTGCTTCTCTTCCAAAGCTGCATTTCCTTAGTCTTTTGGATAATAACATCACCAAAAAGCCAAATTATAGGCTCTATGTGATTCACAAACTAAAATCACTCCGGGTTCTTGATTTTAAGAAAGTCAAAGGCAAG GAGAGAGCGGAAGCAGAACATTTGTTTGCATCCAAAGAGGTTGAAGAAGAGGCTAGAAGGGAATCTGTCAAGACATTCACTCCAGGTGAGGTTATGAATGTTTTAGAAGTTATCGAGGAACAGCAGGCTCCTAAAGTGGTTGCCCCCACACCAGATCAGATTATAGCAATCAAG GCTGCCATTGTCAATTCCCAGACTCTTGAAGAAGTTGCAAGACTCGAGAAG GCATTGAACTCAGGTCAACTTCCTGCAGATCTTAAAATTTTGGATGGTACTGGGTCAAATAGTGTCAAAGAACAAGATGACAAAATGGCTACTGATAATCAAAATGAGGCCGAACCAAATAATTTGGAGGAACAGAAGGATAATGAAGCCACGCCTATGGAACAG GAATAA
- the LOC118042092 gene encoding eukaryotic peptide chain release factor subunit 1-3, translated as MSDGHETDKNIEIWKIKKLIKALEAARGNGTSMISLIMPPRDQVSRVTKMLGDEFGTASNIKSRVNRQSVLGAITSAQQRLKLYNKVPPNGLVLYTGTIVTEDGKEKKVTIDFEPFRPINASLYLCDNKFHTEALNELLESDDKFGFIVMDGNGTLFGTLSGNTREVLHKFTVDLPKKHGRGGQSALRFARLRMEKRHNYVRKTAELATQFYINPATSQPNVSGLILAGSADFKTELSQSDMFDPRLQAKILNVVDVSYGGENGFNQAIELSAEILSNVKFIQEKRLIGKYFEEISQDTGKYVFGVDDTLKALEMGAVETLIVWESLDINRYQLKNSATGEVTIKHWNKEQESNQGNFRDSVTNAELEVLDKTPLLEWFANEYKRFGCSLEFVTNKSQEGSQFCRGFGGIGGILRYQLDMRSFDELSDEDVYDDSE; from the coding sequence ATGTCAGACGGCCACGAGACTGATAAGAACATTGAGATTTGGAAGATTAAGAAGCTTATCAAAGCACTGGAAGCTGCCCGAGGTAATGGCACAAGCATGATTTCCCTTATAATGCCTCCTCGTGATCAGGTTTCTCGTGTCACTAAGATGCTTGGAGATGAGTTTGGAACTGCTTCAAACATTAAGAGCAGGGTCAATCGTCAATCTGTGCTGGGTGCCATTACATCTGCTCAGCAAAGGCTCAAACTTTACAACAAGGTTCCTCCCAATGGGCTTGTGCTTTACACCGGAACAATTGTAACCGAAGatgggaaggaaaagaaagtaACTATTGACTTTGAGCCTTTCAGGCCCATAAATGCGTCTCTTTACCTCTGTGACAACAAATTTCACACAGAAGCTCTGAATGAACTCTTGGAATCTGATGACAAGTTCGGCTTTATTGTCATGGACGGGAATGGAACTCTTTTTGGGACACTGAGTGGCAACACCAGAGAAGTGCTGCATAAGTTTACCGTTGACCTTCCTAAGAAGCACGGGAGAGGAGGACAGTCTGCTCTTCGATTTGCTCGACTTCGAATGGAGAAGCGCCACAACTATGTGAGAAAGACAGCAGAACTTGCCACCCAGTTCTATATCAATCCCGCCACCAGCCAGCCTAATGTTTCGGGATTGATACTTGCTGGATCAGCTGACTTCAAGACCGAGCTGAGTCAATCAGATATGTTTGATCCTCGACTTCAGGCTAAGATTCTGAATGTTGTTGATGTTTCATATGGAGGAGAGAATGGTTTTAATCAGGCAATCGAGCTGTCAGCGGAAATTCTTTCCAATGTGAAATTTATACAGGAGAAGCGCTTGATAGGAAAGTACTTTGAAGAGATAAGTCAGGATACTGGGAAATATGTTTTTGGTGTAGATGACACACTGAAAGCTTTGGAAATGGGTGCTGTTGAAACTTTAATTGTGTGGGAAAGTTTGGATATTAATAGGTACCAGTTGAAAAACTCTGCCACTGGTGAAGTTACCATAAAACATTGGAATAAGGAGCAGGAATCCAACCAGGGCAACTTTAGGGATTCAGTAACCAATGCTGAATTAGAAGTTCTGGATAAGACGCCACTGCTGGAGTGGTTTGCTAATGAGTACAAGCGGTTTGGTTGCTCTCTAGAGTTTGTTACTAACAAATCACAAGAAGGATCCCAGTTTTGTAGAGGTTTTGGTGGGATTGGTGGGATCCTCCGTTACCAGCTTGATATGAGATCATTTGATGAGCTTTCAGATGAAGATGTTTATGATGATTCTGAATAG